The Deltaproteobacteria bacterium genome has a segment encoding these proteins:
- a CDS encoding sigma-70 family RNA polymerase sigma factor, with translation MPRLVDDQNLYEAFRKGEPGALAEVYKHYAPEILELLERGFRFESNGKQALFRGYTEPWQAETALADIFIKAFSVSARQAYDGMRPYRNYLFVIARNFVIDDLRRRKVTLIEFDEAQHKHNSTHQQTDNPHDDVEHRDILAATKKYIDSLAITERQVFHLRFHEGLSIEACAHKLNTSEHFIKACEKRLRKNFFYSMQQQGFFEGYRYGSRGIEKLITMLFILAGVNL, from the coding sequence ATGCCTCGGCTCGTCGATGACCAAAATCTTTATGAAGCATTTCGTAAAGGCGAGCCGGGAGCATTAGCTGAAGTTTATAAGCACTATGCCCCTGAAATATTAGAATTACTCGAACGTGGGTTTCGCTTTGAAAGCAATGGCAAACAAGCACTCTTTCGTGGCTATACTGAACCCTGGCAAGCTGAAACTGCATTAGCTGATATTTTTATTAAAGCTTTTTCAGTATCAGCACGTCAGGCTTATGATGGTATGCGTCCCTATCGCAATTATCTTTTTGTTATTGCGCGTAATTTTGTTATTGATGATTTGCGCCGTCGCAAAGTTACACTAATTGAATTTGATGAGGCACAACATAAGCACAATTCTACGCACCAACAAACAGACAATCCCCATGATGATGTCGAACATCGCGATATATTAGCGGCAACAAAAAAATATATTGATTCATTAGCAATTACCGAACGCCAAGTTTTTCATTTGCGTTTTCATGAAGGTTTATCAATCGAGGCCTGTGCACACAAACTTAATACCAGTGAACATTTCATTAAAGCTTGCGAAAAACGCTTACGAAAAAATTTCTTCTACTCAATGCAACAACAAGGGTTTTTCGAAGGTTATCGTTAC